The segment GCTCACCTTGTTGACGAAGGCCACCAGGTACGGGTCGCGCGCCAGCATGAAGGTATTGATGAGGATCCCGCTCTTGCGGCACGCTCCCACCTCGTGGAACGTCTCGCGCAGCACGCGCGCGTCCAGCCCCATCGAGTTCTTGTAGACGCGCCCGCCCGGCAGCGTGATGGCCGACGGCTTCCCGTCCGTGATCATCACGATCTGCCGCATGTCCTTGTTCTGGGCCAGCAGCAGCCGGCGCGCCAGCTTGAGCCCCGCCGCCGTGTTGGTGTGGTACGGCCCCACCTGCGCGCGCGCCAGCTCGCCCATGGGGATCTCCTCGGCCTCGTCGCCAAAGGTGACCACCCGCAGCGTGTCGCCGGGGAACTGGGTGCGGATCAGGTGCGTGAGGGCGAGCGCCACCTTCTTGGCCGGGGTGAAGCGGTCCTCCCCGTACAGGATCATGCTGTGGCTGGTGTCCAGCATCAGCACCGTGGCGCAGCTGGACCGGTACTCCGCCTGGTTGACGTACAGGTCGCCGTAGTCCAGGTCGATGGTGCCGTCGTCGCCCAGCCCCTTCCTTCCCAGCGCGCTCTTGAGGGTGGCGGGGATGTCCAGGTTGAGCGTGTCGCCGAACTCGTAGGGGCGGCTCGCGGCCTCGGCCTCCACGCCGGTAGCCAGGTGCGGGGTGTCGTGCGAGCCGAACGAGCTCTTCCCCATCGCCCCCAGCAGCCCCTTGAGCGTGCGGTAGCCCAGGAAGTCGATCCCCTTCCCCGTCAGCGAGAACTCCACCTGGCGGGCGGCCTCGCGCGCGTCGTCGGTCTTGCCGGCGCCCTCCATCTCCGTGTAGCCGCCGGGCATCTGCGGCTGCTCGCC is part of the Longimicrobium sp. genome and harbors:
- a CDS encoding VWA domain-containing protein; this translates as MRFTNYSKFTGHQADALNLQALLDRLSDFLLQSGFAGGAYEHPYWGEFGGDEGDRSMDSLKEALLRALLESGQLTPEMVDELSGRGEPNEEVRQQIAELLDRLIERLVEEGYLNVGEQPQMPGGYTEMEGAGKTDDAREAARQVEFSLTGKGIDFLGYRTLKGLLGAMGKSSFGSHDTPHLATGVEAEAASRPYEFGDTLNLDIPATLKSALGRKGLGDDGTIDLDYGDLYVNQAEYRSSCATVLMLDTSHSMILYGEDRFTPAKKVALALTHLIRTQFPGDTLRVVTFGDEAEEIPMGELARAQVGPYHTNTAAGLKLARRLLLAQNKDMRQIVMITDGKPSAITLPGGRVYKNSMGLDARVLRETFHEVGACRKSGILINTFMLARDPYLVAFVNKVSEIARGKAYFTNTMTLGQYIMRDFLRRKTRRAG